A single genomic interval of Corylus avellana chromosome ca10, CavTom2PMs-1.0 harbors:
- the LOC132164101 gene encoding G-type lectin S-receptor-like serine/threonine-protein kinase At5g24080, translated as MATGVLLLSLIFAFLLSNPPPSSAQQQPLKLSSFNFSNSPWRPTQNQILLSPNSVFAAGFRSQPSSPEHYTFSVWYHNVSEQTIVWSTTGNLSVNGSAALVITASGQLHLNDSSGRNLWPQNASGNPNSTSLHLSRDGNLIYSNWQSFNVPTDTILPNQNINGSRITSKNGKYSFSKAMDLLFDSTDSYWTAYKGNAFQKLNDSGTLVQANGGSFVTADLGDSRWRRLTLDDDGNLRIYSYDPDQRQWVVVWKAIQEICKVYGTCGPNAICISDGQNSSTSCVCPPGFRETLGGAKEKGCGIKIPINIPENTKFIRLDYVNYTSGGSNTIGVNAKNLKSCEASCHNNTKCLGFGFKYDGQGYCALQLERLIYGYWSPGTEAAMFLRVDKSETDETNFTGMTNLLETTCPVKISLPLPPEESKTTRRNIAIVCVLFALELISGVGFFWGFVKKYIKYRDMAQTLGLEFLPAGGPKRFTFAELKAATNDFSNLIGKGGFGDVYKGELSDHRVVAVKCLKNVTGGDPEFWAEVTIIARMHHLNLVRLWGFCAEKGKRILVYEYVPNGSLDKYIFNRGRGNFTESDEMEMDPVSENGQNPILDWNVRYRIALGVARAIAYLHEECLEWVLHCDIKPENILLGDDFCPKISDFGLAKLRKKEDMVSMSRMRGTRGYMAPEWVKMEPITSKADVYSFGMVLLEIVTGTRNFEMQGSKNSEEWYFPGWAFEKVFKEIKVEDILDRRIKHSYDSRAHFGLVDRMVKTAMWCLQDRPEMRPSMGKVAKMLEGTVEITEPRKPTIFFLGDD; from the coding sequence ATGGCTACAGGAGTACTACTCCTCTCCCTCATCTTCGCCTTCCTACTCTCCAACCCTCCACCATCCTCAGCCCAACAACAACCACTCAAACTCTCATCCTTCAATTTCTCAAACTCCCCATGGCGCCCAACCCAGAACCAAATCCTTCTCTCTCCCAACTCCGTCTTCGCCGCCGGATTTCGGTCCCAACCCAGTTCCCCAGAGCACTACACCTTCTCAGTTTGGTACCACAACGTCTCAGAACAAACCATCGTTTGGTCAACCACTGGTAACCTTTCGGTCAACGGCTCGGCCGCCCTTGTCATCACCGCCTCCGGCCAGCTCCATCTCAACGACTCCTCAGGCCGGAACTTGTGGCCGCAGAATGCCTCCGGAAACCCAAACTCCACCAGCCTCCACCTAAGCAGAGACGGCAATCTTATTTACTCAAACTGGCAGAGTTTCAATGTTCCGACAGATACTATCTTGCCGAACCAGAATATAAATGGGTCCAGAATCACTTCCAAGAACGGTAAATACAGCTTCTCCAAAGCCATGGACCTGCTTTTTGATTCCACCGACAGTTATTGGACTGCCTATAAGGGTAACGCTTTCCAAAAGCTCAATGATAGCGGAACACTGGTCCAGGCGAATGGGGGTTCTTTCGTTACCGCAGATCTCGGTGATAGCCGGTGGCGTAGATTGACGCTTGATGACGACGGTAATCTCAGAATTTACAGTTACGATCCAGATCAGCGTCAGTGGGTCGTTGTTTGGAAAGCAATTCAAGAAATTTGCAAAGTTTATGGGACATGTGGGCCTAATGCCATCTGCATTAGTGATGGCCAAAACTCTTCTACCTCATGTGTATGCCCGCCTGGGTTTAGGGAAACGCTCGGAggagcaaaagaaaaaggatgtGGAATCAAAATTCCGATCAATATCCCGGAAAATACCAAGTTTATTCGGCTCGATTATGTCAATTATACCAGCGGGGGCAGCAATACGATTGGGGTCAATGCTAAGAATTTGAAGAGTTGTGAAGCTAGCTGCCATAACAATACCAAATGTCTTGGGTTTGGGTTCAAGTATGATGGGCAAGGCTATTGCGCTCTACAATTGGAACGACTTATATACGGGTATTGGTCGCCGGGCACGGAGGCCGCCATGTTTTTGCGCGTAGACAAATCGGAGACAGACGAGACAAACTTCACCGGCATGACCAATTTGCTCGAAACGACATGCCCTGTCAAGATAAGCCTTCCTCTGCCGCCGGAAGAATCCAAGACCACGAGGAGAAACATAGCGATAGTGTGCGTTCTCTTTGCCTTGGAGCTAATCTCCGGGGTGGGTTTCTTCTGGGGCTTCGTCAAGAAGTACATCAAGTACAGGGATATGGCTCAGACTCTGGGCCTCGAGTTTCTTCCGGCAGGCGGACCCAAGCGATTCACCTTCGCCGAGCTCAAAGCCGCCACCAATGACTTCTCAAACTTGATCGGTAAAGGCGGGTTCGGCGATGTTTACAAAGGCGAGCTGAGCGATCACCGCGTCGTGGCGGTCAAGTGTTTGAAGAATGTCACCGGCGGCGACCCCGAGTTCTGGGCGGAAGTCACCATCATCGCCCGGATGCACCACCTCAACTTGGTCAGGCTATGGGGGTTCTGCGctgagaaaggaaagagaatcCTGGTCTACGAGTACGTCCCCAATGGCTCCCTTGACAAGTACATCTTTAATCGGGGACGTGGCAATTTCACCGAGAGTGACGAGATGGAAATGGACCCTGTTTCGGAGAACGGCCAGAACCCGATTCTGGACTGGAACGTCCGGTACCGGATTGCCCTGGGAGTGGCTAGAGCGATTGCATATTTGCACGAGGAATGCTTGGAGTGGGTTCTGCACTGCGATATTAAGCCGGAGAATATACTATTGGGGGATGACTTCTGCCCCAAGATATCGGATTTCGGATTGGCGAAGCTAAGGAAGAAGGAGGATATGGTAAGCATGTCTCGGATGCGGGGCACCCGTGGGTACATGGCGCCCGAATGGGTCAAGATGGAGCCGATAACCTCGAAGGCGGATGTGTACAGCTTTGGGATGGTGTTGTTGGAGATTGTGACCGGAACAAGGAACTTCGAGATGCAGGGGTCGAAGAACAGCGAGGAGTGGTACTTTCCGGGGTGGGCGTTTGAGAAGGTGTTCAAGGAGATAAAGGTGGAGGACATTTTGGACCGTCGGATCAAGCATAGTTATGATAGTCGGGCCCACTTTGGTTTGGTGGATCGGATGGTCAAGACGGCGATGTGGTGCCTCCAAGATCGACCGGAGATGAGGCCATCCATGGGGAAGGTGGCTAAGATGCTGGAAGGAACGGTGGAGATCACAGAGCCACGAAAGCCCACCATCTTCTTCCTTGGAGATGACTAG
- the LOC132164519 gene encoding bifunctional nitrilase/nitrile hydratase NIT4A, with product MAIVPSPPMFAEVNMGADSSAPTVRATVVQASTVFYDTPATLDKAERLLAEAAGYGSQLVVFPEAFVGGYPRGSNFGVTIGNRTAKGKEDFRKYHASAIDVPGPEVDRLAAMAGKYKVYLVMGVIERDGYTLYCTVLFFNSQGHYLGKHRKVMPTALERIIWGFGDGSTIPVFETQIGKIGAAICWENRMPLLRTAMYAKGVEIYCAPTADSREVWQASMTHIALEGGCFVLSANQFCRRKDYPPPPEYLFSGTEQDLTPDSVVCAGGSVIISPSGTVLAGPNYDGEALISADLDLGEIARAKFDFDVVGHYSRPEVLSLIVRDHPAKPVTFTSASEKPEDY from the exons ATGGCGATTGTACCCTCGCCCCCCATGTTCGCGGAGGTCAACATGGGCGCCGACTCCTCCGCACCCACGGTCCGAGCCACCGTGGTCCAGGCCTCCACTGTCTTCTACGACACCCCCGCCACTCTAG ATAAGGCTGAAAGGTTGCTGGCAGAAGCCGCCGGGTACGGATCCCAGCTGGTAGTGTTTCCAGAAGCATTTGTGGGTGGCTATCCGCGTGGTTCCAATTTCGGTGTTACCATTGGGAACCGAACAGCAAAGGGCAAAGAGGATTTTCGCAAGTATCATGCTTCGGCCATCGATGTACCTG GTCCTGAAGTTGACCGGTTAGCAGCAATGGCTGGAAAGTATAAGGTGTATTTGGTGATGGGTGTGATAGAGAGAGATGGATATACACTTTACTGTACCGTTCTGTTTTTTAATTCTCAAGGTCATTACCTGGGAAAGCACCGGAAAGTCATGCCAACAGCATTGGAGCGTATCATCTGGGGGTTTGGAGATGGATCAACAATTCCAGTTTTTGAAACTCAAATTGGAAAAATAGGTGCTGCCATTTGTTGGGAAAACAGAATGCCTTTGCTAAGGACTGCGATGTATGCTAAAG GTGTTGAAATATATTGTGCACCTACGGCTGATTCCAGGGAGGTATGGCAAGCATCAATGACTCACATTGCTCTTGAGGGTGGATGTTTTGTTTTGTCAGCCAACCAATTCTGTCGAAGGAAAGATTACCCACCTCCGCCAGAGTATTTATTTTCAGGCACAGAACAGGACCTCACACCAGATTCTGTTGTCTGTGCTGGAGGCAGTGTCATTATATCACCCTCAGGGACTGTTCTGGCAGGACCCAACTATGATGGGGAGGCACTCATCTCAGCAGATCTAG ATCTGGGTGAAATAGCAAGggcaaaatttgattttgatgttgTTGGACACTACTCAAGGCCTGAAGTCCTAAGCTTGATAGTGAGGGACCATCCTGCAAAGCCGGTTACTTTCACATCAGCATCAGAGAAACCAGAAGACTACTAA